The genomic region CGCCGCGCAGTACCTGACCGACACGCTGGCCCAGCCGGCGGGCTGAGCGGCTCCACCGTTCCGGCTACGCTCACCAGCACTCGGCCGCTCCGCCGGCCGGCCCCGAGGGGAGACCTCCGCATGCCCGATCCCGCCGCCCTGTTCCGCTCGGCCGTCGCGCTGGCCGCCACCGGGCTGCTCCTCACGGGCTGCTCCGGCGGTGGCCGCGCCTCGGCCCCGGGTGACCACAGCCCGCCCTCCTCCGACGGCAGTGCGGCCTCGCCGAGCGCCACGGCCTCCGCGGCCGCCTCCGCCGTGACCCCGCTGCAGCCGCTGCCCGAGGCGGTCCCGGCCGTCCTCTCCTCCTACTACGCGCAGCGGCTGGGCTGGCAGGCCTGCGACAGCGGCTTCGAGTGCGCCACCTTCAAGGTGCCGCGGGACTACCAGCAGCCGAGCGGCGGGGACCTGACGCTGACCGCGGTGCGCCGGCCGGCCGACGGCGCGGGCGGACAGCAGCGGCTCGGCTCGCTGCTGCTCAACCCGGGCGGTCCGGGCGGCTCCGCGGTGGAGTACGTGGAGTCGGCGGCGGGCGGCTACCAGCCGGTGGTCCGGGCCGCCTACGACCTGGTCGGCCTGGACCCGCGCGGGGTCGGTCGCAGCTCGCCGGTGAGCTGCCTGAGCGGGGACCGGATGGATGCCTACACCCAGACCGACATCACCCCGGACAACCAGGACGAGGTCGACCGACTGGTGGCCGCCGACCAGGAGTTCGCGGCCGGCTGCAAGCAGCGCTCGGGGGAGCTGCTCGGCCACGTCAGCACGGTCGAGGCGGCCCGCGACATGGACGTGCTGCGGGCCCTGCTCGGCGACGCCCGGCTGAACTACGTCGGCAAGTCCTACGGCACCCTGCTGGGAGCGACCTATGCCGGGCTCTTCCCTTCCCGGGTCGGCCGGATGGTGCTGGACGGCGCGATGGACCCGGCGCTGGACGCGCTGACCGGCAACCGCACCCAGGCCGGCGGCTTCGAGACGGCCTGGAGCTCCTTCGCCAAGGACTGCGCCGGCCGTTCCGACTGCCCGGTGGGCAGCACCGAGCAGCAGGCCGGCCAGGAGTTGGACGCGCTGCTGAACTCGCTGGACGCCAAGCCGCTGCCGGCCGCCGAGGGACGGCAGCTCACCCAGGCCCAGGCGGTCACCGGGGTGATCCAGGCGCTGTACGCGGAGTTCCTCTGGCCGCAGCTGCGCAGCGCGCTGGCGGCGGCGAAGGCGGGTGACGGCGGCCCGCTGCTGCACCTGTCCGACTCGTACTACGAGCGCTCGGCCGACGGCAGCTACCCGAACCTGATGTTCGCCAACATGGCCGTCAACTGCCTGGACCTGCCGGCCCCGTTCAGCTCGCCGGCCGAGGTGGCGAGCGCCGTGCCGGGCTTCGAGCAGGCCTCGCCGCACTTCGGCCGGGACATGGCCTGGATGGCGCTGACCTGCGGTTACTGGCCGGTGAAGGCGACCGGCGCGCCGCACACCGTGCGGGCGGCGGGGGCCGCGCCGATCGTGGTGGTGGGCACGGTGCGCGATCCGGCCACGCCCTACGCCTGGGCGCAGTCCCTGGCGGGGCAGTTGGAGTCGGGTCGGCTGGTGACCTACGACGGCGACGGCCACACCGCGTACGGGCGGCAGAACGACTGCGTGGACTCGGCGGTCAACCACTACCTGTTGGAGGGGCAGCCGCCGGCCCAGGGGCTGCGCTGCGCGAAGTGACGCCGGCAAACCAGTCGTCCAGCAAGCGGATCTGACGTTCCGCCGGGAACTCCTGCGGGGCGAACAGGGCCTGCACCACCAGGCCCAGCGCGAAGCCCTGGGCGGCGGCGGCCAGGTCCTCGGTGGGTGTGCCGCTGGGCAGTTCGCCGCGCCGCTGGGCGGTGGCGACGTGCTGGGCGAGCCGGGTGCGGGAGCGCTGGTAGCGCTCGGCGTGGGCCTCGGCGAGCTCGGGGTCGGCCAGGGCCACGTCCCAGGAGCTGACCCAGATCCGGTTGCTGTCCGCGCTCTCGGGGGTGAGCGGCAGGACGTCGAGCAGGGCGCTGCGCAGGGCGGCCAGGCCCTCGCCGGGCGGGGTGCGGCGGGGGCGTTCCTGGTTGCGCTGGTCCAGGACCTCGAGGGCGGTGCGCAGCAGCGCCTGCTTGTTCGGGAAGTAGTGGGTGAGCAGGCCGGTGGAGGCGTCCATCTCGGCGGCCACCGCCCGCAGCGTCAGGCCGCCGAAGCCGCGGCCGGCCAGCACCCGCCAGACGGCCTCGGAAACGTCGCGGCGGCGGGCTTCATGGTCTCCACGGGCGGGCGTCATGGCGCTATGGTACCTACCAAACGTTTGTTATGTACCTCGTCCGTCACGTACCCCGTCCTGGATCAGGGAGACCCTCCGCCATGTTCGCGATACCGCTCTCCGACACCCTGCCCGCCGAGCTGCGCCCGCTGGAGCCCTGGCACGCCGAGGAGTTCCTGGCCCACATGGACCGGGCACGGGAGAACCTCGACCGGTTCATCGGCTTCGCCGGCGCCAGCACCGACCTGGACTCGGCCCGCGCCACCCTGCAGCGGTACGCCGACAAGGCGGCCGCCGACACCGCCCGGATCTACGGAATCTGGCTGGACGGCACGCTGGTCGGCGGGGTGATGTTCCCGCACTTCGACACCACGCACGGCAATGCCGAGATCGGGGTCTGGGCCGAGCCGGCCGGCGAGGGGCTCGGGCTGGTCTCGGCGGGGGTGCGGCACCTGATCGAGTACGCGCTGGTGGAGCGCGGGATGCAGCGGGTGGAGTGGTGGTCCAGTGCGCTCAACGAGCGCAGCCGGGCGGTGGCCCAGCGGGCCGGGATGAAGCTGGACGGGGTGCTGCGCTCGTACTACCCGCACAACGGCGTCCGGCACGACAAGGAGGTCTGGTCGCTGCTCGCCGAGGAGTGGCTGAGCTCCGCGCAGCGGGTCCAGCTCAAGCGCTGAACCGGTCGGGGCCGGTGGGAGGTTGGCGTTGACCACCGGCCCCGAGCCGCTCAGCTGACCAGGTAGGTCGCCGACAGGTCCTTCTCGCCGTGGCCCGCCTTGACGGCCCGCTCGAAGCGCTCGGCGACGGCGGTGGCCAGGTCCAGCTGCAGGCCGGCCGCGTCGGCCTCGGCCAGGATCAGCCGGGCGTCCTTGGCGGCCGTGGCCAGACCGAAGTTGGGCGTGAAGTCACCGCTCAGCATGGCCGCCGACTTGCCCTGCAGGTAGCCGCTGTCCAGTCCGCCGCCCGCGATCGTCTGCGGGAAGAGCCGCGGGTCCAGGCCCAGGCCCTCGGCCAGCGCCAGCGCCTCGGCGGCGCCGGTGACGGTGGCCAACACCCAGCTGTTGACCACCAGTTTGAGCCGGGTCGCGGTGGCCGCCGCCGCATCCTCGCCCAGCCAGACGGTGCGCGCGGCGATCGCCGACAGCACCTCGGCCGCCTGTTCGCGGGCCCGCTCGGAGCCGGCCGCGAAGACCAGGAGCTGCCCGCTCTCGGCCGGCTGCCTGGTCCCCAGGACCGGGGCGTCGACCAGGTCGAGCCCGTGGGTGGCGGCGAAGTCGGCCAGCTCCGCGAAGCCGGCCACGCCCACCGTCGAGGTCTGCAGCCAGATCTGACCCTCCGTCACTCCTTCGGCCGCGGCCTGGATCGCGGCCAGTGCGGCGGGTCCGTCGGTGAGCATGGTGATCACCACCTGGGCGCCGCGGACCGCCTCCGCCGGGTCGGCCGCGACCAGTGCGCCGGCCTCGGCCAGCGGTTGGGCCCTGGCCGCCGTGCGGTTCCAGACCCGGACTTCGAGCCCGGCCCGGCGCAGGCTGCGGGCCATGCCCGCGCCCATGATCCCGGTGCCGAGCACCGCCACCGTTGGTGCACTCATGAGCAGTTCTCCCTACTCTCGCCG from Kitasatospora azatica KCTC 9699 harbors:
- a CDS encoding alpha/beta hydrolase, coding for MPDPAALFRSAVALAATGLLLTGCSGGGRASAPGDHSPPSSDGSAASPSATASAAASAVTPLQPLPEAVPAVLSSYYAQRLGWQACDSGFECATFKVPRDYQQPSGGDLTLTAVRRPADGAGGQQRLGSLLLNPGGPGGSAVEYVESAAGGYQPVVRAAYDLVGLDPRGVGRSSPVSCLSGDRMDAYTQTDITPDNQDEVDRLVAADQEFAAGCKQRSGELLGHVSTVEAARDMDVLRALLGDARLNYVGKSYGTLLGATYAGLFPSRVGRMVLDGAMDPALDALTGNRTQAGGFETAWSSFAKDCAGRSDCPVGSTEQQAGQELDALLNSLDAKPLPAAEGRQLTQAQAVTGVIQALYAEFLWPQLRSALAAAKAGDGGPLLHLSDSYYERSADGSYPNLMFANMAVNCLDLPAPFSSPAEVASAVPGFEQASPHFGRDMAWMALTCGYWPVKATGAPHTVRAAGAAPIVVVGTVRDPATPYAWAQSLAGQLESGRLVTYDGDGHTAYGRQNDCVDSAVNHYLLEGQPPAQGLRCAK
- a CDS encoding TetR/AcrR family transcriptional regulator is translated as MTPARGDHEARRRDVSEAVWRVLAGRGFGGLTLRAVAAEMDASTGLLTHYFPNKQALLRTALEVLDQRNQERPRRTPPGEGLAALRSALLDVLPLTPESADSNRIWVSSWDVALADPELAEAHAERYQRSRTRLAQHVATAQRRGELPSGTPTEDLAAAAQGFALGLVVQALFAPQEFPAERQIRLLDDWFAGVTSRSAAPGPAAAPPTGSG
- a CDS encoding GNAT family N-acetyltransferase, with translation MFAIPLSDTLPAELRPLEPWHAEEFLAHMDRARENLDRFIGFAGASTDLDSARATLQRYADKAAADTARIYGIWLDGTLVGGVMFPHFDTTHGNAEIGVWAEPAGEGLGLVSAGVRHLIEYALVERGMQRVEWWSSALNERSRAVAQRAGMKLDGVLRSYYPHNGVRHDKEVWSLLAEEWLSSAQRVQLKR
- a CDS encoding NAD(P)-dependent oxidoreductase; the encoded protein is MSAPTVAVLGTGIMGAGMARSLRRAGLEVRVWNRTAARAQPLAEAGALVAADPAEAVRGAQVVITMLTDGPAALAAIQAAAEGVTEGQIWLQTSTVGVAGFAELADFAATHGLDLVDAPVLGTRQPAESGQLLVFAAGSERAREQAAEVLSAIAARTVWLGEDAAAATATRLKLVVNSWVLATVTGAAEALALAEGLGLDPRLFPQTIAGGGLDSGYLQGKSAAMLSGDFTPNFGLATAAKDARLILAEADAAGLQLDLATAVAERFERAVKAGHGEKDLSATYLVS